The Thunnus thynnus chromosome 13, fThuThy2.1, whole genome shotgun sequence genome segment ttCTGACAAACAAGTTTAGTGTCACAGGCTGCGACAAACATGGGAGACCAGACGAGTTTTACCAGTTAGGCCGAGCACAgagctgcttgaaagtttgtggaccctttagaattttctgtatttctgcataaatatgacctaaaacatgatcagatatttacacaagtcctaaaactagataaagtgaacccaattaaacaaataggacaaaaaaaacatttttttcatctttttcattaatttattgagGATAATTATCCATTCTAACATATGtgtgggaggcaaaagtatgtgaaccattgctttcagtaactggtgtgacccccttttgcagcaataacttcaaccaaacgtttccagtaactgtttatcagctctgcacatcagcCTGGAGGAATTTTAGCTCGTTCCTCctcacagaacagtctcaactcagggatgttggtgggcttctcaccatgaactgcctgcttcaggtcctGGTGCCATGGGCTTAATCAGGACTACGTGCACACACTTAATCACGTGCACGTATTTGGACTCAGTTGACCATCAGGGTGTAAAACAGTATGCAGTTTACACATGTGGTGGGAGCGGGAGGTCTCAGATTTAAGGATACAGCCTGACTACACCACAGTAGTAGACAAACACTAATCCAATAAAGGGCACACAGGTTCATTCACTAATGAAAGTCAAAGATGTGTTGTTCCCGATATCAAAACTACAACGTTTATTTGAATGTTCACAAGTTAAAAGGCAATAACAagggtttacacacacacacacagtcactcagCCAAATATGTACATCAGTgttcttcactatttttttcatgGCAGGACACTTAGATGAAGTAAATCTGCCAACTAATTTGTCATATCACGACATACAATATGTAACGCAGCCAATACAATCTGAATTATAGGCTTACCTTAAAGCTAGGGTATCTAATGtattttagaagcatttttGTTATAGTTGTTGAAATTCTCTGTACATCCCGACAgccatcaataaatcaaatgaaaatccaGTATGTGTGACGGTTGCAGGCCTGTAATAATCCCgtccaatcatttcattcagcctgaatgaaaagtcattttatagcaggtttcaatCTTGTTCTTTGACTTCTGTTAGTGGGATGTCTCTACATTCGaataacagattgtgcctttaaaatatttaccagaacagtaattcatctagatacagCTGTAATTTCCTCaccagttttcctgctttgaatgtgttgGTGTCTATCAGATGACGCCTGCGTggcctctgtgtttctctttcatccttaaactttttctttcaatcttttTGAAAGTTCTTTACTTTCTGCTTGTTTTCCTTTCAACATTATTACATCCTGCAactcttcctcacttctgtctcctctctcctgattccttcactcactctgaaaatataaaaagccttcctttaaaaatctgagtgagcatgaagcagaactttaacttgtatgatGTTAATTACAGACattgtggacaaaacacacagcggGGATGCATCATCAGCCCATCTATCTAAACTatcaagctaacgttacattaacattaacgtTACTGTAAAGTAACAGTCAGGCTAAAGCAGCAACAGATAGATAAACTGGACGCTTAAATCACTGATGTCAATTTAAAAGAACTTTAGCTCCACTTTTTGCTGAAGAGTTTTTCTAGCTTCTTACTTTGTGCtgctttttctgacattattatttgatgctgcgcgtcagttaatgtcatatatgatcctctgaactctgattcattcgTCTGCCTGCTGGCTTCAGCACGGAGGGTTTGTTTGATTAAAAGACCCGCGCAGCAGGAGCGGGCGGCGGATTGTTGGTCACCCCTCgttaacagtaacagctgtcTCCGTGTCTCATACAAGGATACAAAGTTCAAACGGAAAACAAAACGAGCGCTCCCAGAAGATACAACAGAAGCTGCGGTAGAAAGCCGCTCTGAGCCTTGAACAGCTTTCTGTGTAAACGCTGTTTCAGAGTTTAGGAGGTGGTTAAACGGCGTTTATGTGCGTTTAGTCTCCGTTACAGCCCTGTGTATAACTGTACAAAAATAATCCGCCTAGTTTAAGCATCACTCTTTAGCAAAAAGACTGTGACTGTTCATCTCTGTTGCTGTGGCGATGTTTTGGTGTGAGAATAGTTTGGGCAGCGTGAAGCGTGAGAGTTGGCAACCCTGAACTAGGAGCAGGATctcttcaccaacatgtatgCCCAAAATGACAACgacatgacatcacatccagTTGATAACAAACACTGACCCCTTAGTTTAAAAACATGTGTCACACATCTACAATAGATTTAtattcacttttctttctcaATAGATTtagtctttattgtctttttgttttcacagcctgGAGGAGACAAAGTTTgattttttctgaaatgttgtcatatacagtttatactgtatttatattttatatataatatattatatatattatatataaatcaCTTTAAACTACAGAGACCTGAAAcctgaaaaacagtcaaaacttcttagtagagtaaaaaaaaatataaagttttataCTTTTCAATTAAAACTTCATTTGGTTTACTCTTCTAATTATTCCatatttcacaaacatttaatcatttataacaaatgaaataaagcatCTGAAGTTATTTGATCTTGAATTATctttatgtaaatattattatctttatttatatttatttaaaaatgaattgaaggttaaaagaaaaagtatacagattgatatttttacatttttgaactaactgtgtgttttattgatgtaatCGCTTCATTTTTTACTCCtgataacattttgttgttgtttggagGCTCCGAACACTCAGACAGTTTGTTATCGACGCCACAGAGAAGAActtttacttattgtctctaaaTTAAACCTCAAATCCAAACCTGAACCTggactttttaaaactgtgtttctgttttaatgtcttcagAAAACACGTTTCAGCCGTCAGCATCATTTCACtggtttcatttacattttacagctgattttaaaattgtattactTACCTTTAAAGCAGGACTTGGACTGAGGATGTGCTGATATCACACTATGACTATCACAGGTCAAAATATCATGATTAACAGtattatcatgataatcatTCAAGTTCCTGAAATCCTGCTATTAGTGctaaaacacagataaatgaCACAAAGATCAGCTTGTGTTTTATTGACTGAATATTATTCTGTGTGTTGCAGCTTTGAAAACAGTtgattaaatacagtttaaacagtaaagaaaagcagcttgttgactggaaatcactttaaatgcagctcagaGTTTCTTATAGAAACACATTCATAGTCTGAAATTCATGAATTTTTCCTGATGAAATGGATGGATTTGAAGGTCGGAGCTTATTTAACTAATTCAAATACTGGAGTgttgaactttgtatgaagtgtTAACAGTTCAATTCATTTATAAAAGGCACATCAgtaacaaacagcagcagagaacattcagacctgtaagctgctgctcttcagtgtgTTGGCAGCTCAGGTTAATATAGAAAGTCCTGAGCAGAGATGTTGGATCTGGACTGATCTGACCTGCTTCTCTGGTTATTCTGCCTGTGAGCAGCAGAAAGCTGCTTCGTCGTGTCTGAACAGAATCaaactgctgatgaagacagaacagctgctctgtgttcacagtgtctctgaaaacaacaataatcacAGTCAGAAACAATGTTTCACCACAGTTTATTGTAAAAAGGTTTCCCGCCACATCTCTAACTGGGACTGACTGACTCCAGAATATATAACAGACCTCTAACAGCCTGTGAGCCTGAACGTGGTCTCAGACCATCAAACCAGTTTCTGCTCGCTGATCCCAGTTCAGTTCTGTGACCAGAGACGATCAGACTGTCGACATCTgttgattatgattattattattattgttatttgagCTGTGATGTTTAAATCACCAGACTGTGATTCAGGTTTCTGCTGCTAGatggagacaaacagacagaagctGCTTTAAGTTGCAGCTTCATTTAATTCTCGTTATATTTACACCAGTAATGACTCGACACTCTTAACATGTCAAGTGAACGAACACTGAAATCAAACTGAATAATCTCATTAAATTCCTCACAACCCAAAAACCATTCAGACACTTCATACAGAAAAACTGCTGAATTATCAGACTGATACTtaactgtttgtattttcaacatgtttcacttttacaagatgACGAGCAGCTGATCTCAGGTAAACCTTCCagagctgctaatgttagcctcaACTCTGATATATCACATCTCATCAGGACCGACTCCCACACAGCCCATGTTCCAGTCCTGAAGGCTTTTTCTAACGTGACCTGTGACCTCACAACCCTCCAGACTCTAAATGTACAATGACTGGAGATCACTTTATTAGGGACACCTGTGCAGTCTGATGcgatccaacacaacagctctgccatcaattctacatttacaaagcttctACATTCTCAGTTGttgttgacgttgtcagaaaggtgataattgtattttatatttattattgaggtggtaGTGGGGCTGCTGTACTGGACTgtgttatattgaaaagtgttcctaatattttgccctcctGATGCTTGTTAATGGGCTGGAATAAAACCACacaatggaaaacatgatggaaatatgacatttgtctcctctctcagtAGAGTCCCACTAGATACtagttttctttctctgcccaCAGAATCTGTTCTGAACATCAGCAGACTGTTAAACTCCTGCAGCTGTAAAACTTTCTGACTGAAGTTTCATTTACAAtcaaagctaaaagctaaactTGTTCAACAGACAGGAAAACTTCTGCACACGCTCAGTTTGGGGAAACCTTCCTGAAAATGGCCTCGAGTACagaaagaagaagcagcaaaCACCTGCTGCCTggtttgaaatatgaaaataaataataaatgaagttattttatcttgatttatcttatttatttaaaaaccaactgaaggttaaaagaaaaagtctttgttacaacaataaagtgcagagaaaacagttttctttgttttggatgATTTCTCATCtaatttaaagtcatttataaaTGCTGTAACCTTCAACACTCTCACCTGTATATAGAAACATTTGTTGGAGCAAAGTTATGTTtgtgatatgatttatttatttatggattacagacacaaaacagaaatccaaGTGATAACATGTTACAGTGAAAACAcgtatttccaacatggtcccaagatgttaaaagacaaagaaacaaagaaacacattcaacataaaaactaatcaatacaatcctgaaatacaaaaacacaccagcacagtttaagaaatgaagaataataatagttaacagttctttttttattagaacTAGTGCAGAGCCTGTTCAAAGACagattgattattatttctcaagaaccacatatatatgtatcaactGACAAGCCTATGCTCTGTTTATCTTTGATTCAAACCAACTTCACTGTATGAAGACAAGCACCTCTGTTCTCTGTCACAAACTGTTTCATCcagtaaaactgaaacaagTTTCTTTAAAGTTCATGTGTCTGCATTGATATTAATGCTGCTAATATCCATATCAATCAGACAGAAATGATCAGAACAATGTTCTTCCAGACACTATGTGTAGGATGTGAAAGTTAGTTGAGTTTGGCTCCATCTGGTGGGAGGATGAAGAACGACTGTGTGTCAGTCAGAATGTTTGTCAGCCTCCAGATGTTGGAAATATTGTTGAAATACCTTcacagtgtttgtctgtctctctttgtattttaatatcAGGATGTTTGTCTCTCTATTCAATTCATTTGATTTCTATGAAAGCTGcaatcagctgctgttgttctACTATCAGTCCACTAGATGGCCTCATGATGCACATGTGGAGGAatttacagctgtgtttcatGTCAATTACAAGTCAATTTAACTCTGAGTGGCAGCCAAAGGTGACTAATAATTTAtatagaacagaacagactgaAGATGCTGGAAAATGATTCTttgtgcaaatatattccaaatctttgcatttgattcttttcatgtaaaaacagtcttcagtgttttctgctgttttttcttcttgtaaggATGGAAAACATTTATCAGACTGGAGGTCTGAGACTGACCCATGGAGAACCTTCCTGAAGCCAACATGCATCcatgaatgttaaaaataaagagtCCTGATGTGAAACAGAGCTGAGGATAATTAGACCTGATCCAGACTGTGTTGGACCTGAACAGacccaaacagagagagaacatccACCCTGACAGCAGCATGATGCTCCATTAATTCACTGAGCAATGTTTGAGATCTTTGTCAGTAAATATCACAGAGCAGAACAAGCTGCACACTCAGATGTCTGTTATCCGCTCAAACActcttttacacattttaaactgaatatattgtGACTGTCTCTCTCAGGAGTAAACACCTGTCCATGCATCCAACTGGATTCTTCTTTTGgattgtttccatggttacgTCTTCATTTTGctccattgtttgtttgtaagaCATTATTTTGGTGTATATATTCAGGgctgtagccaggattttagaaatacccacaatacaacaacataaataatatgtatcattatttagattttattcatgtaattatacagttaaatattatatttatattatttatatatatatattatttatatatatatatatatacgtttaatgtatttttcttgaTATATATATCAAGCTTTTCTAATACactaacaacagaaaacaacaacaactggactcagtttatcatttgattcattttacaaacaaactgtcaatcatgtggaaaccatgtttacatttacaagcaGTGAGAGATCATGTTGGTACTAaataccatcagctgtgtgtgatcctgtacagactgaactatctggtcagcagtgagaaagtttatctaacaggaggagactcttcctcctacagaccacacagagacactgaggaatcAGATCTGGACCCAAACCCAgcacacagaggctgagtgaatgtggtgttgaaggtgtggaggtggatcagtgtgtcagaggagactctgtagaatgacagagtgccagcaggacagtccacatacactgctactctgttagagacagagggggaggaggaggaggaggaggaggaggaggagatggatgttACTCTGTTATTGTGACGGACATACCAGCCACCATCATCAGAGCAGctcagactccaggactgatcatttcctccaaacaaacagtcaccactgtctcctttccttctgattcctctgtaactcactgatatATAAACCAGTCCtctccactcgacctcccagtaacagcgaccagtgagatcatttctacacagcagctgataCCAGccatcaaatctgtctggatgatcaggatatgactgaaACTCCTCCACAcatgtcaccttcctgttgttgtcagacagtttgagttttctgtgtgctgtgtttggatccagtgtgagttgacagaaatctgatggagagaacgagacacaatacagctgcagttattgatctatcatctgtttgatgatgacatcacctcATCCTCAGTAGACTGTGAATGAGCTTTGTAttcatgaatgaaatgaaaaacacacttacacttcctcagacctggtgtcaaccatcggactccagcaggctgcagcctgaaaggaggaggggggtcagagcagcacgttctctttcagcatgcaaacatggacatgacatcactctagaAAAAGCAGTCCTGATCCTGATCACATTGAGGTGCTTTGCTGTTGCCTGGCaacacaactgtcaatcacatcacatcacatcacatcacgaCTATCGACAGCAGCTACATGCAGCTAATCAGAAACAGGCGTCTCAGAGTCAAATCATGTCAACAATGAGACTTTTCCTTTGTCAGACTCAGCAGTTTGTATTGTGAACAGATGACAGGACTGTTTAAACTGATTCACACtaacatgaaaatgataaaccgcttgtttctgtttgtctttcctcaACAACCTTTGGATGTCTGACAAGTTATTTCCTCTCACACAGGTGGAACATTCCTGCATAATGGTTACAGCTGACAATTAGCTGCAGTCTCAAGAGGTTTAGCTGATTtactgtccacctgtctgtccatacctgagagtaTCCAGTCTCCAGTGAGgatcctccagtccagcagacagcagcttctctcctgactctcctggatgattgtagctcatGTCCAGCTCTCTCaaatgggaggggttggagctcagagctgaggccagaaaAGCACAGCCTTcttctgtgatcagacatcctgacagactgcagacacacaaaactacatgCATTACATGATCTGAGATCACTGCAGGACTGGAAGGTAGTGTGTTTATTACTTTCACCACATATGTGTTTCTGTAATCTTTAGAGTTAAACTTAATACTTCCGGTCACTACATCTCAATTCAAATGGCCAACCATTGTACGACTTGTATTGTGAGGCAGTTCCAGCTTCCTGTTACCTTAGTCAACATGATGTTAGCGCCCGATAACTCTTCACTGCTAAAAATAGGTCTAAATAAAAGAATagtaaaagaagaagcagccacagtgagctgATTAGATGAAGAGTTGCAGGTGACAGACTCTGACTTCAGTTTGTAAGAACATTAAACCTCCAACACGTAAATGACTCTGTCTGAGATGCTCACACTCAAATACAGAACAAATGTGGCATATAAGGACTAAAGGTTGTggaagtaaatgtaaaaactaacagtaaggaaacatttctgacatcttcactcacactcactaaTTCTGCTTCACACAGTTTTAGTAATCATCCAGAGTTTTAAGGTTGtttgaaagaaaagaacaatTAAATGGTGGTTTACCACATAACAGCTGGGGTGCATATCACCATGGTGACTAAAAGTCACTATCATCCCAGCATAGATTctgctctgaaattaaaagaaactataACTGTTACCAAAACACTGTTCACTGAATAactgtctgtatgtattttaCTTTGGGCCAGTTACACAGTTCTTCGTTCAGTTTTTGAATCTAAAACTCCTCTCTGGTATTTCAGGTTCCAacagaagagaaagaacaaaactTATGAAAATATGTTAATACAAAGTTATTCACAGGGTCTAAACACACAACTGGTCTGGAAATGATTTGAGGACAGAAAATGTCCAGCTGTTTATACACTCaaataaatcacagtttaaatgGTGATAAGCTGAGCAGGTTGAtgaatcctgacctgagagtttccagtctgcagtgtggactctccagtccagcagagagcagcttcactcctgaatcctgcagatTGTTGTTACTGAGATCCAGCcctctcagactagaggactgggagctgaggactgaggacagagctgcacagcttctctctgagaggttacagccaGTCAGTCTGGAGAACAAATGTGGAAAAATccttaattatttatttttctccccTGTTGAAAAAATCTCTTTGAATAGCTACTCAATAAcccaataaatcaatcaataaataactgtgcacttacagagctttgttggaggctttgaccactggcagcagcctcagaagagcctcatcggaagcagagtatttcttcaggtcaaacacgtccacatctttttctgatgacagtaagatgaagaccagagctgaccactgagcaggagacagtttatctgtggagagTTTTCCTGATCTCATGGACTGTTGGATCTTCTCCACTAGAGAacgatcattcagttcattcagacaatggaacagattgatgcttttctctgcagacagatcctcactgatcttcttcttgatgtacttGACTGTTTCCTGACTGGTCAgtgagctacttcctgtctgtgtcagcaggCCTCGTAGGAGAGcctgattggtctgcagtgaaagacccaagaggaagcggaggaacaagtccaggtgtccattCGGACTCTTTAAGGCCTCATCCACAG includes the following:
- the LOC137196190 gene encoding NLR family CARD domain-containing protein 3-like is translated as MTKGVAGIGKTVLTQKFTLDWAEDKANQDIQFTFPFTFRELNVLKEKKYSLVELVHHFFTETKEAGICRFEEFQVVFIFDGLDECRLPLDFHNNEILTDITVPTSVDVLLTSLIRGKLLPSARLWITTRHAAANQIPPECVSMVTEVRGFTDPQKEEYFKKRFREEEKASTIISHIKTSQSFHIMCHMPVFCLITATVLEDLLKSREGGELPKTLTEMYIHFLVVQSKLKNVKYDGGAETDPHWNKKGRKMVESLGKLAFEQLQKGNLIFHESDLRECGIDIRAASVYSGVFTQVFKEERGLYQDKVFCFIHLSVQEFLAALHVHLTFIKSGVNLLADRQTTSWWPKVFKEKTKQTHFYQSAVDEALKSPNGHLDLFLRFLLGLSLQTNQALLRGLLTQTGSSSLTSQETVKYIKKKISEDLSAEKSINLFHCLNELNDRSLVEKIQQSMRSGKLSTDKLSPAQWSALVFILLSSEKDVDVFDLKKYSASDEALLRLLPVVKASNKALLTGCNLSERSCAALSSVLSSQSSSLRGLDLSNNNLQDSGVKLLSAGLESPHCRLETLSLSGCLITEEGCAFLASALSSNPSHLRELDMSYNHPGESGEKLLSAGLEDPHWRLDTLRLQPAGVRWLTPGLRKYFCQLTLDPNTAHRKLKLSDNNRKVTCVEEFQSYPDHPDRFDGWYQLLCRNDLTGRCYWEVEWRGLVYISVSYRGIRRKGDSGDCLFGGNDQSWSLSCSDDGGWYVRHNNRVTSISSSSSSSSSSPSVSNRVAVYVDCPAGTLSFYRVSSDTLIHLHTFNTTFTQPLCAGFGSRSDSSVSLCGL